A region of the Thermoanaerobaculia bacterium genome:
GTGGGCTCCCTGACCTCCGGCAAGTGGTGCACCAGTCCCGACGGGTTGATTGTGGAGTGTACATCCGATTTACCTGTTGTCAGTGATGGAGATTGGACGATCAGCGGAAGTGATCTCTATTCTTCACAGGCCGGTGCGGTGGGGGTTGGTACAACGACGCCTGAGCGAAAGCTTCACGTGGAAGGCAATATGCTGGTGAAAACCTACGGTGCCGTTATTTTGGATCAAGAGCAAGCATTAGTCCCGGCGCAGTGGTCTGCTAATTTTGCATGGCAATCGTTCACAGCAGGTATGGATGGTACATTATCATCTATTTCCGTTAACCTTCGGTCACCTTATTCCGACGAATCCAATTGCACTGCCCTTGTTAGAATCTATTCAGGGGAAGGTACTGTCGGAGCAATACTCTATTCCCAATCCATCATGTTGAGTGGGGGATGGTCCTGGGTACCAATTTCTCTGAGTACTCCGCTAACTGTTACTACCGGAAATCAATACACTATATGGATTGACCCTGCGGCGAATGAACGCTCATGGATTCATTGCAGCGCTGGCGATCCGTATCCGGGAGGTAGACTTAATTACGATGCCGATTGGGATGCCAGCTTCCGCACTTATATAGGCAACGGTCTTTCCCCGGCTCTTCTTGTTACGGATCAAAGCAGAATCGGTGTAGGGACCTCGACTCCCACAAAGAATCTGCACCTCTTCTCTCAGAGCAACGACGACGGCTTGACCTTCCAGGTAGCCGACAACACCTACAGCCAGGGACTGATGTTCCAGAACTCCGGTGGGTTCTACACCTGGAGAATCTACAGGAAGGACAATGGGGCTTCGTATCCGGACCTGGTTTTTGCGAACGGCGCTTCCGGTGAACTGTCGTCACTTGACGACATGGTAACCTTCCAGCACGGCGGTCAGGTGGGGATCGGGAACGCTGATCCTTCCTACCTCCTGGATGTTGCCGGCGATATCCGAACAGAAGGTGCGCTTCGGGATGCCGCGGGAGACAGCGGCACCGCCGGACAGATTCTCTCCAGCACGGGAACGGGAATTGACTGGATCACACTGTTGGCCTCCACGATCACCTCTACCGATATCTTAAACTGGAACACAGCCTTTGGATGGGGGGATCACAGTACGGCCGGATACCTTACCGACCACCTCTGGACGCAGAACGGAGATGATATCTACTTCGATACCGGGTACGTGGGCATTGGGACCGATTCTCCGCTGGGGTCTCTCCACGTGGTGGCGGAAGAAGTCCTTGACCAGTCGCAGACGCAAGGCAACCTCGTCCAGTCGCCGTCATCGTTGAGGTGGCAGTCTTTCACGGCGGGACTCGATGGCGACATGGTGCGCATAACATTTCTGGAAACAGGGATCAACGGCGCAAGTCGAGATTTTGACTTCTACGAGGGAGAAGGTACCGGGGGCACCCTCCTCCACCATGACACGGTTCAGCTAGTCAGCGGTGAAGACACTTACATATTCTCCACCCCTGTTGCTATCACTGCAGGACAGGTCTACACATTTGCCCTCTCCGGCCCGAGCCTCATTATGCCCATGGACAACACAAACACCTACACACGGGGCCGATGTGACGTTTCCAGTAATAACGACTACCACTTCGCCACCTATCTTCATTCCTCTGATGGCGGGATGATTGTAACGGGGGGACGGGTGGGGATTCGAACAGATTCCCCTTCCTACACCCTGGATGTGAATGGAGATATGAAGACAGAAGGCATCGTGTTCAGAGATCCTGAAAATGGAAACACGGCGGTGGAGCTGAGGGCCAGCGATTCTGGTTATCCTGACACGGGTATCGCTCTACGGGCTTTGACCAATCCCAATAACGGGGATCCCATTTTCCGGATCCTCTCTTCCGGAGGAAATGAACGATTACGTGTGGATCATAATGGTTTCCTCTCCACCACCAATTCTCTTCAGGTGACCGGGCTGACCGAGAATTACTTCGCCGGAAATGTCGGCATAGGGATAACTCCCAGCTACCAGCTCCAGCTCAGCCAGAATTCAGCCGCCAAACCGACCTCCAATACCTGGACTGTCGCTTCGGATTTTCGTCTGAAGAAAGATATTCGGCCCTTCATGGATGGAATGAACGTGGTATCCCGTATAAATCCGATCTGGTATCGATACAATGGATTGGCAGGAATGCCGACGGATACGGAAGGTGTAGGGATTATCGCCCAGGAGATCGCTCCCGTTGCACCCTATACGATTCATTCCACTTCCATGAGACTGAGGGAAGGCGGTGAGGAAACGGAAGAGTTCCTTGGTTTTGATTCCGGCCCTCTCACCTTTGTCCTCATTAATGCTCTCAAAGAACTGGATGCACGATTGATGCGAATCGAAGGAATCAGCGAATGGGCGGATCAGGCTTCCTTTCCTGAAGAGAATGATAAACCTCACTTTCAAAAATCAAGTGAAAACGAAGTTGAAAAAGAGTTTTCCCATGATTCTGATTCGGATCTCCAGGGAGTAAAAGCCTTTGAGTATCTGCCCCTGGCTTATCCGGTGGAACCCGGAAGCGTCCTGGCATTAAATCCGGCGAATGGTGAGGAGCTCTATCCATGTAATC
Encoded here:
- a CDS encoding tail fiber domain-containing protein, translated to MRNSFLYFVVVFLLAVNFFAVSPPGQMNYQGVLRDDDGVPLDGLYDMVFTFFSDATAGDEILIDSHQAAGSGAVTVSEGLFNVALASGTLTDGSGSGTYTALSNVFADYGEVWIQVNIGGEDLSPRVRVLASAYALNADSLDGLDSTAFLTSESDPSVGSLTSGKWCTSPDGLIVECTSDLPVVSDGDWTISGSDLYSSQAGAVGVGTTTPERKLHVEGNMLVKTYGAVILDQEQALVPAQWSANFAWQSFTAGMDGTLSSISVNLRSPYSDESNCTALVRIYSGEGTVGAILYSQSIMLSGGWSWVPISLSTPLTVTTGNQYTIWIDPAANERSWIHCSAGDPYPGGRLNYDADWDASFRTYIGNGLSPALLVTDQSRIGVGTSTPTKNLHLFSQSNDDGLTFQVADNTYSQGLMFQNSGGFYTWRIYRKDNGASYPDLVFANGASGELSSLDDMVTFQHGGQVGIGNADPSYLLDVAGDIRTEGALRDAAGDSGTAGQILSSTGTGIDWITLLASTITSTDILNWNTAFGWGDHSTAGYLTDHLWTQNGDDIYFDTGYVGIGTDSPLGSLHVVAEEVLDQSQTQGNLVQSPSSLRWQSFTAGLDGDMVRITFLETGINGASRDFDFYEGEGTGGTLLHHDTVQLVSGEDTYIFSTPVAITAGQVYTFALSGPSLIMPMDNTNTYTRGRCDVSSNNDYHFATYLHSSDGGMIVTGGRVGIRTDSPSYTLDVNGDMKTEGIVFRDPENGNTAVELRASDSGYPDTGIALRALTNPNNGDPIFRILSSGGNERLRVDHNGFLSTTNSLQVTGLTENYFAGNVGIGITPSYQLQLSQNSAAKPTSNTWTVASDFRLKKDIRPFMDGMNVVSRINPIWYRYNGLAGMPTDTEGVGIIAQEIAPVAPYTIHSTSMRLREGGEETEEFLGFDSGPLTFVLINALKELDARLMRIEGISEWADQASFPEENDKPHFQKSSENEVEKEFSHDSDSDLQGVKAFEYLPLAYPVEPGSVLALNPANGEELYPCNLEADPMVVGIAGESRQGRVMTIVSGVAFVRTDASMASIRRGDLLVSSPLPGHAMKMKAFIPGTVIGKALEPLDSGTGMIRVLVMMR